Proteins encoded by one window of Streptomyces sp. ALI-76-A:
- a CDS encoding IS30 family transposase — MAATSPGRPHNQALLRRQRPKTEKIQASEPLRTVVREKLTEKWSPQQIARFLTRTHPRDPSMRACPETIYRALFVGQLGSRPGKLRTGRVRRKPQRRGVPTANKIKNMTLIHQRPAEVNNRMTPGHWEGDLIIGRGQGSAIGTLVERTTRYVQLIHLPHGWKAPQVRNALITQTAGIPPELRKTLTWDQGRELTLHEQIEALTGFRIYFCDPHSPWQRGTNENTNGLLRQYFPKGSDLSVHTARDLREVARQLNNRPRLVLGDKTPIEAMRGWLIGPLTS; from the coding sequence ATGGCCGCTACCAGCCCTGGTAGGCCCCACAACCAGGCTCTGCTTCGGCGCCAGCGCCCCAAGACGGAGAAGATCCAGGCGAGCGAGCCGCTTCGGACGGTCGTCCGCGAGAAGCTGACCGAGAAGTGGTCACCACAGCAGATCGCACGCTTCCTCACCCGCACCCACCCGAGGGATCCGTCAATGCGGGCCTGCCCGGAGACGATCTACCGCGCCCTCTTCGTAGGCCAGTTGGGCAGCAGGCCCGGCAAGCTTCGCACCGGCCGCGTCCGCCGCAAACCACAGCGCAGAGGCGTCCCCACCGCCAACAAGATCAAGAACATGACACTGATCCATCAACGGCCCGCTGAAGTCAACAACCGTATGACTCCTGGCCATTGGGAAGGGGATCTCATCATCGGACGCGGCCAGGGCTCGGCGATCGGCACCCTCGTGGAACGGACGACCCGCTACGTCCAGCTCATCCACCTACCCCACGGCTGGAAGGCTCCCCAAGTCCGCAACGCACTCATCACCCAGACCGCCGGCATACCGCCCGAGCTGCGGAAGACACTCACCTGGGATCAAGGCCGCGAGCTGACTCTCCACGAGCAAATCGAGGCGCTCACCGGCTTCCGGATCTACTTCTGCGACCCGCACTCGCCCTGGCAACGCGGGACGAACGAGAACACCAACGGACTGCTGCGGCAGTACTTCCCCAAGGGCAGTGACCTGTCCGTTCACACCGCCCGCGACCTCCGCGAAGTAGCTCGGCAACTGAACAACCGACCGCGTCTCGTGCTCGGTGACAAGACCCCCATTGAGGCCATGAGAGGATGGCTCATAGGGCCACTGACCAGCTGA
- a CDS encoding ATP-binding cassette domain-containing protein, whose protein sequence is MSHVPDRYRQDDDNSTSDGIASSPAEAAVKVSGLTVAAPDQVILKDAALALHPGRVVALTGPSGSGKTTLLRALTGLLPPGTRRTAGRVEVLGHDVFALPERELRTLRRERLAYVGQDPGSGLNPRMRVRSLLRELADDRTPKAIRTLLAEVRLPDDGSLAARRPAALSGGQQRRVALARALARRPEVLLLDEPTAGLHPELRDEIGELLGHLAAEHHLAVALSCHDPELVERIADEVVELGTYVSPYTGTYRGANAATRTPEAPHDRLTPSAATEPMLDVRDLRVTFGRRSDAPVLDGVALAVAPGSATGIVGASGSGKTTLVRAVVGLQPATAGRISLDGVLLSTGLRGRSREQRRRIQLVTQNPLGALNPSRTVGATVGRPIRLHRRCGAGEVASRVMELLEQVGMPPEFADRYPHELSGGQRQRVAIARALAADPDVLICDEVTSALDSATAETIMDLLVRLREERGTALVLISHDLPLIADRTDTVTVLDAGRTVDSGPTATVFTTPGHAATRALLRTPAGTT, encoded by the coding sequence GTGAGCCACGTACCCGACCGATACCGGCAGGACGACGACAACTCGACCTCCGACGGCATCGCAAGTTCCCCGGCCGAAGCAGCAGTCAAGGTCTCAGGCCTCACCGTCGCCGCCCCCGACCAGGTGATCCTCAAGGACGCCGCGCTCGCTCTCCACCCGGGCAGGGTCGTCGCTCTCACTGGCCCCTCCGGCTCCGGCAAGACCACGCTGCTGCGAGCCCTCACCGGACTGCTGCCACCCGGCACCCGGCGCACCGCCGGCCGGGTCGAAGTCCTCGGCCACGACGTGTTCGCCCTGCCCGAACGGGAGTTGCGCACCCTGCGCCGTGAGCGGCTCGCCTACGTCGGCCAGGACCCCGGCTCGGGACTGAACCCCCGTATGCGCGTGCGCTCCTTGCTCCGCGAACTCGCCGACGACCGGACTCCGAAGGCGATACGGACGCTCCTCGCCGAGGTACGGCTCCCGGACGATGGATCCCTCGCCGCCCGCCGCCCCGCCGCCCTGTCCGGCGGACAACAGCGCCGAGTGGCCCTCGCCCGCGCCCTGGCCCGCCGCCCCGAGGTCCTGCTCCTGGACGAACCCACCGCCGGGCTCCACCCCGAACTCCGCGACGAAATCGGTGAGCTGCTAGGGCACCTGGCCGCTGAGCACCACCTCGCCGTCGCGCTCTCCTGCCACGACCCCGAACTCGTCGAACGGATCGCGGACGAGGTGGTGGAACTCGGCACGTACGTCAGCCCGTATACCGGCACCTATCGAGGAGCGAACGCCGCAACCCGTACGCCCGAGGCACCGCACGACCGCCTGACGCCCTCGGCTGCCACCGAACCCATGCTCGACGTACGCGACCTCCGCGTCACCTTCGGCCGTCGCTCGGACGCCCCCGTCCTGGACGGCGTCGCCCTCGCTGTCGCGCCCGGCTCGGCGACCGGGATCGTCGGTGCCTCGGGATCCGGCAAGACCACGCTGGTCCGTGCCGTGGTCGGGTTGCAGCCGGCCACCGCAGGGAGGATCAGCCTCGACGGGGTACTGCTGAGCACCGGCCTGCGCGGCCGCAGCCGCGAACAGCGGCGCCGAATCCAGCTGGTCACGCAGAATCCGCTCGGTGCGCTCAATCCCAGCCGCACGGTCGGCGCCACGGTCGGCAGGCCGATACGACTGCACCGTCGGTGCGGGGCGGGCGAAGTGGCCTCGCGCGTGATGGAGCTGCTCGAACAGGTCGGTATGCCACCTGAGTTCGCCGACCGCTATCCGCACGAACTGTCCGGCGGCCAGCGTCAGCGCGTGGCCATCGCCCGGGCGCTGGCCGCCGATCCGGACGTCCTTATCTGCGACGAGGTCACCTCGGCGCTGGACTCCGCCACCGCCGAGACAATCATGGACCTGCTGGTCCGGCTGCGAGAGGAGCGCGGCACGGCCCTCGTCCTCATCAGCCACGACCTCCCGCTCATCGCGGACCGCACCGACACCGTCACCGTCCTCGACGCGGGTCGCACCGTCGACTCCGGCCCCACGGCAACCGTCTTCACCACTCCAGGCCACGCGGCGACCCGAGCTCTCCTGCGGACCCCGGCGGGGACGACGTGA
- a CDS encoding ABC transporter permease, with translation MTPRTRATLIRVLPALLLVCLALAGPWLAPHAIDAPVTAPYGEPGAGAVLGGDQLGRDVLTRLLAGGRELVFSSLLVAVVVTGSAAVLGAIGALRPRVGRLVERVADVLMLLPAVLGILLVALSWPDGGRFAVITAAVLLGVPYAVRLAAGAAAPVAASGYVEAAAAGGERLWHLVLREVLPNLRATLLALFGLRFVAAVYLVATAGFLQVGPQPPAADWALMIRENSPGILLNPWAVVAPSIAIGLLALSVNLAAAGLAPQTGRKAVSVL, from the coding sequence ATGACCCCCCGAACGCGTGCCACGCTCATACGTGTGCTGCCCGCCCTGCTGCTCGTCTGCCTCGCCCTTGCCGGACCCTGGCTCGCGCCGCACGCCATCGACGCGCCGGTCACCGCGCCGTACGGGGAACCGGGCGCCGGTGCCGTGCTCGGCGGCGACCAACTAGGCCGGGACGTGCTCACGCGGCTGCTGGCCGGCGGCCGTGAGCTGGTGTTCTCCTCGCTGCTGGTCGCGGTGGTGGTCACCGGCAGCGCGGCGGTACTCGGTGCGATCGGTGCGCTGCGGCCACGCGTCGGGCGCCTGGTGGAACGGGTCGCCGACGTGCTGATGCTGCTGCCCGCCGTGCTGGGCATTCTCCTGGTCGCTCTGTCATGGCCGGACGGTGGCCGGTTCGCCGTCATCACCGCCGCCGTACTGCTCGGTGTGCCGTACGCGGTGCGGCTCGCGGCCGGCGCGGCGGCTCCCGTCGCCGCCTCCGGATACGTCGAGGCTGCCGCGGCGGGCGGCGAACGCCTCTGGCACCTTGTCCTGCGCGAGGTCCTGCCCAACCTGCGCGCCACTCTCCTGGCTCTGTTCGGCCTGCGCTTCGTCGCCGCCGTCTACTTGGTCGCCACGGCCGGGTTCCTCCAAGTCGGTCCCCAACCGCCGGCCGCGGACTGGGCGTTGATGATCCGCGAGAACTCCCCCGGGATCTTGCTCAACCCCTGGGCCGTCGTCGCCCCCAGCATCGCCATCGGCCTCCTCGCCCTCAGCGTCAACCTCGCCGCGGCGGGCCTCGCCCCGCAGACCGGTCGTAAGGCGGTGAGCGTTCTGTGA
- a CDS encoding ABC transporter permease, whose product MAEKARPARVPVRLLARAGLVVLKRAVLLAVLLALVFATVELLPGDAATATSERGESAADTEERRQLLGLDRPVLERFWNWMSGLPTGDLGTSARGEKVMDLLSTAFPNTLLLGGLGLLLTALLSTVLGCWAALRPGGRVDRAVSATATAVLALPEFVVAVALVLVLSLWTGWLPAVTIADADGTPASWEMLVLPALALTIPQAGWNVRIVRAALADEARAPHVETAVLDGLPPHRVLTHHVLPGALPTITAGLATSTGMLLGGAVVVETIFNYPGIGSVLASAVTDRDSPVIAGVTALSGAVITGVLLLADLVRDLTAGARR is encoded by the coding sequence GTGGCGGAGAAGGCCCGGCCAGCCCGCGTTCCCGTCCGGCTGCTCGCCCGGGCCGGCCTCGTCGTCCTCAAACGGGCGGTACTGCTCGCGGTGCTCCTCGCGCTTGTCTTCGCCACGGTCGAACTGTTGCCGGGCGACGCGGCGACGGCCACCTCCGAGCGCGGCGAGAGCGCCGCCGACACCGAGGAGCGGCGCCAGCTGCTCGGCCTCGACCGGCCGGTCCTGGAACGCTTCTGGAACTGGATGAGCGGCCTGCCCACCGGGGATCTGGGTACCTCGGCACGCGGCGAGAAGGTCATGGACCTCCTCTCGACCGCGTTCCCGAACACGCTGTTGCTGGGCGGCCTGGGGCTGCTGCTCACCGCCCTGCTGTCCACCGTGCTCGGCTGCTGGGCCGCGCTCCGCCCGGGCGGCCGGGTCGACCGGGCGGTGTCCGCCACGGCCACCGCGGTGCTGGCCCTCCCCGAGTTCGTGGTTGCCGTGGCCCTGGTCCTTGTGCTGTCACTGTGGACAGGGTGGCTGCCCGCCGTGACCATCGCCGACGCCGACGGAACTCCCGCCTCCTGGGAGATGCTGGTCCTGCCCGCGCTCGCCCTGACCATCCCGCAGGCGGGCTGGAACGTGCGCATCGTGCGCGCCGCCCTCGCCGACGAGGCCCGCGCGCCGCACGTGGAGACCGCTGTCCTGGACGGCCTTCCACCCCACCGCGTCCTCACCCACCACGTCCTGCCCGGCGCCCTGCCCACCATCACCGCAGGCCTCGCCACCTCCACGGGCATGCTCCTCGGCGGCGCCGTCGTCGTGGAGACCATCTTCAACTACCCCGGCATCGGCTCCGTCCTCGCCTCCGCGGTCACCGACCGCGACAGTCCCGTCATCGCCGGCGTGACCGCTCTGTCGGGCGCGGTCATCACCGGCGTACTGCTCCTGGCCGACCTTGTACGGGACCTGACGGCGGGAGCACGGCGATGA
- a CDS encoding ABC transporter substrate-binding protein, producing MELTRRHMLLVGGALGAGALLTACGGGSDEEPTGSATGGSAKPRKGGTLRVGALGRAGAITRDPHGTQANESDYLILSLLYDTLTVPGTKPNTEPRLAASWKASDDLKTWRFTIAKGAKFHNGSPVTAEDIVFSLKRLRATPAGASRLPGIQGKNISAEGTDTVVLVSDYANAELPLLTRLTTFVIPKGTADKDIAKAPGTGPFKLDWFRGGNARLVRNDNWYGGEVYLDAIEVKIFESPQAMASALLAGQIDVASNVGAVAARTAKGRGDIQTIRRPNDMAMPIVMRTADGPFADPKVREALRLAVDREAMVKQVLSGYGTVANDVLGTGDPAYDKSLPQRTRDLAKAKELLKEAKFDISKTYELYTTEDISGLAESASLFATQIREAGVKVKVVKQESGTFWDKTWLKGDLYTTYWGTNDSVVFFASKTMVSDSGQNEAGWKDDAFDTAYEKAIGTADASERTALLKQLQKIEYDSSGYLLWGMADGIDLAGSVVHGLPTLPGYGRVQLEQAWLAR from the coding sequence GTGGAGCTGACGCGACGTCACATGCTCTTGGTCGGCGGCGCCCTCGGCGCGGGCGCCCTGCTGACCGCCTGCGGGGGCGGCAGCGACGAGGAGCCGACCGGTTCCGCCACCGGCGGCTCGGCCAAGCCCCGCAAGGGCGGCACGCTGCGGGTCGGCGCGCTGGGCCGCGCGGGCGCCATCACCCGCGACCCCCACGGCACTCAGGCCAACGAGAGCGACTACCTGATCCTCAGCCTGCTCTACGACACGCTCACCGTGCCCGGCACCAAACCCAACACCGAGCCACGGCTCGCAGCGAGCTGGAAAGCCTCCGACGATTTGAAGACGTGGCGGTTCACGATCGCCAAGGGCGCGAAGTTCCACAACGGTTCACCGGTCACCGCCGAGGACATCGTCTTCTCGCTCAAGCGGCTGCGCGCCACCCCGGCCGGCGCCTCCCGGCTGCCGGGCATCCAGGGGAAGAACATCAGCGCCGAGGGCACCGACACCGTCGTCCTCGTCTCCGACTACGCCAACGCCGAACTCCCCCTGCTGACCCGCCTCACCACCTTCGTCATACCCAAGGGCACCGCCGACAAGGACATCGCCAAGGCCCCCGGCACCGGCCCCTTCAAGCTCGACTGGTTCCGCGGCGGCAACGCCCGCCTTGTCCGCAACGACAACTGGTACGGCGGCGAGGTGTACCTCGACGCCATCGAGGTGAAGATCTTCGAGAGCCCGCAGGCCATGGCCAGCGCCCTGCTCGCAGGCCAGATCGACGTCGCCTCCAACGTCGGTGCCGTCGCCGCCCGTACCGCCAAGGGCCGGGGGGACATCCAGACGATCCGCCGCCCCAACGACATGGCGATGCCCATCGTCATGCGCACCGCCGACGGACCCTTCGCCGACCCCAAGGTCCGCGAGGCACTGCGCCTGGCCGTCGACCGTGAGGCCATGGTCAAGCAGGTTCTGTCCGGCTACGGCACCGTCGCCAACGACGTCCTCGGCACCGGCGACCCGGCCTACGACAAGAGCCTCCCGCAGCGCACCCGCGACCTCGCCAAGGCCAAGGAACTGCTCAAGGAGGCGAAGTTCGACATCTCCAAGACGTACGAGCTGTACACCACCGAGGACATCTCCGGCCTCGCCGAGTCGGCCAGCCTCTTCGCCACCCAGATCCGCGAGGCCGGGGTAAAGGTGAAGGTCGTCAAGCAGGAGTCGGGGACCTTCTGGGACAAGACCTGGCTCAAGGGCGACCTGTACACCACCTACTGGGGCACCAACGACTCCGTGGTCTTCTTCGCCAGCAAGACGATGGTCTCCGACAGCGGCCAGAATGAGGCCGGCTGGAAGGACGATGCCTTCGACACGGCGTACGAGAAGGCCATCGGCACCGCCGACGCGAGTGAGCGCACCGCGCTGCTCAAGCAACTTCAGAAGATCGAATACGACAGCTCCGGCTACCTCCTGTGGGGTATGGCCGACGGCATCGACCTCGCCGGGTCCGTCGTCCACGGGCTGCCCACGCTGCCCGGTTACGGCAGGGTCCAGCTCGAACAGGCCTGGCTGGCCCGTTGA
- a CDS encoding pyridoxal-phosphate dependent enzyme — translation MNNDPLHRPAIVRQVSELIGATPLFALCRPESDARLLLKLEQFNPTGTAKTRMARQMVIDAEERGLLRTGGRIIESTSGSTGLGLAVVAAERGYTFTAVVDHHVARDKLRAMQAMGTELGSAGGVVYEVLTRMTSLAPGTTMVALINDGGEKYLDTVSDDDWMSARDLLAPDVEREVDELLAKLRRVAPEALA, via the coding sequence ATGAACAACGACCCCCTGCACCGTCCGGCCATCGTCCGCCAGGTCTCCGAACTCATCGGCGCCACACCACTGTTCGCACTGTGCCGCCCCGAGAGCGACGCACGGCTGCTGCTGAAGCTGGAGCAGTTCAACCCCACCGGTACGGCGAAGACACGCATGGCCCGGCAGATGGTGATCGACGCCGAGGAGCGCGGCCTGCTGCGCACCGGCGGCCGGATCATCGAGTCCACCTCCGGCAGCACCGGCCTCGGCCTCGCGGTCGTCGCCGCCGAGCGCGGCTACACGTTCACCGCGGTCGTCGACCACCACGTCGCCAGGGACAAACTGCGCGCCATGCAGGCCATGGGCACCGAACTCGGCTCGGCGGGCGGAGTGGTGTACGAGGTACTGACCCGGATGACCTCTCTCGCGCCGGGGACGACTATGGTCGCCCTGATCAACGACGGCGGCGAGAAGTACCTGGACACCGTCTCCGACGACGACTGGATGAGCGCCCGGGACCTGCTCGCCCCCGACGTCGAACGCGAGGTGGACGAACTGCTCGCCAAGCTCCGCCGCGTCGCGCCGGAAGCCCTGGCGTAA
- a CDS encoding MATE family efflux transporter has translation MPPALARLLGDSRTLASLAVPLALTQLAQVALTTTDTIMMGLLGTEALAAGGLAVVIFNQLRTMGVGMVTAVGNQVAAADARAESARDGAGHADKASAEDEVRDLVRASLLLSTLAGIAGAVLMVLIGHAVIWLGQDPDVVDAAKPILYTMAPGLIPCLWFQAIRQFTVGMRRPQALLRITFASIAVNPGLNWVLIHGTWIFPDLGLPGIGLSTSLVYALSCLALYFSARRDARLAPVLSLAIWKTRPATLRRLTGLGTPIAATYGSEAGFFFVVALFAGSFGTAALAAHTAVNQLVYIVFQIAVGLSHAASIGVSRELALHNLAAAQRLKTTALACAAAVMAVVALVYMTVPQLVLAPFFDTGDHRAIEIATQLLLVAAVLQFFDCAQNIGVGLLRGLDDTKGGFHVTLVGYWLVGLPAAALLGLAIGLDTLGIWLGLLTGLATTAVLLLRRFNRGLGRLPRTTEPTPSQA, from the coding sequence ATGCCGCCCGCCCTCGCCCGCCTCCTCGGTGACAGCCGCACCCTCGCCTCGCTCGCCGTGCCGCTGGCGCTGACCCAGCTCGCCCAGGTCGCCCTCACCACCACCGACACCATCATGATGGGTCTGCTCGGCACCGAGGCCCTGGCGGCGGGCGGCCTCGCCGTGGTGATCTTCAACCAGCTGCGCACCATGGGCGTCGGCATGGTCACCGCCGTCGGCAACCAGGTCGCGGCGGCCGACGCGCGGGCGGAATCGGCCAGGGACGGCGCCGGCCACGCCGACAAGGCATCCGCCGAGGACGAGGTCCGGGACCTCGTCCGGGCGAGCCTGCTCCTGTCGACCCTGGCAGGTATCGCGGGCGCCGTCCTGATGGTGCTCATCGGGCATGCCGTGATCTGGCTCGGCCAGGACCCGGACGTGGTCGACGCCGCCAAGCCGATCCTCTACACCATGGCGCCCGGCCTGATCCCCTGTCTGTGGTTCCAGGCGATACGGCAGTTCACCGTCGGCATGCGCCGCCCACAGGCCCTGCTACGCATCACCTTCGCGTCGATCGCCGTCAACCCGGGCCTCAACTGGGTCCTCATCCACGGCACCTGGATCTTCCCGGACCTGGGGCTGCCGGGCATCGGCCTGTCCACCAGCCTGGTGTACGCCCTGTCGTGCCTGGCCCTGTACTTCTCCGCCCGGCGCGACGCCCGGCTCGCCCCGGTGCTGTCGCTCGCCATCTGGAAGACCCGCCCGGCCACGCTGCGCAGGCTCACCGGGCTGGGTACGCCGATCGCCGCCACCTACGGCTCCGAGGCCGGATTCTTCTTCGTCGTCGCGCTCTTCGCGGGCAGCTTCGGCACGGCCGCGCTGGCCGCTCACACGGCCGTCAACCAGCTCGTCTACATCGTCTTCCAGATCGCCGTCGGCCTCTCCCACGCCGCGTCCATCGGCGTGAGCCGCGAGCTGGCCCTGCACAACCTGGCCGCGGCCCAGCGCCTGAAGACCACGGCCCTCGCCTGCGCGGCGGCGGTGATGGCCGTGGTCGCGCTGGTGTACATGACCGTGCCCCAGCTGGTGCTCGCCCCCTTCTTCGACACCGGTGACCACAGGGCGATCGAAATCGCCACACAGCTGCTCCTCGTCGCCGCGGTCCTGCAGTTCTTCGACTGCGCGCAAAACATCGGCGTAGGTCTGCTGCGCGGCCTCGACGACACCAAGGGTGGCTTCCACGTCACCCTCGTCGGCTACTGGCTCGTGGGCCTGCCCGCCGCGGCCCTCCTCGGCCTCGCCATCGGCTTGGACACCCTCGGCATCTGGCTCGGCCTCCTCACCGGCCTCGCCACCACCGCCGTACTCCTCCTACGCCGCTTCAACCGAGGCCTCGGCCGACTCCCCCGAACGACGGAACCGACGCCGTCCCAGGCCTGA
- a CDS encoding helix-turn-helix domain-containing protein: protein MNEPQDSPVRNLDARSLRGLAHPLRMQLLDALRFGGPATASQLAEKLGESSGATSYHLRQLAIHGFIEDAPERGKGRERWWKAVHKGLRFDDALLTDASPDVRGAADMYLHEVATTQTRDLSTWLGNRQTWPEEWNRTWDMSSATLRLTPELTRELVEKMHALVDTYRDRAADEDDANTAQVRIHTHAFPLTTE from the coding sequence ATGAACGAGCCCCAGGACTCGCCCGTCCGCAATCTCGATGCCCGATCCCTGCGCGGGCTCGCACACCCACTGCGCATGCAACTGCTGGACGCCCTGCGCTTCGGTGGCCCGGCCACCGCGTCTCAACTCGCCGAAAAGCTGGGCGAGTCGAGCGGTGCGACCAGCTACCACCTGAGGCAGCTCGCCATTCACGGCTTCATTGAGGACGCCCCCGAGCGCGGCAAGGGCCGGGAACGGTGGTGGAAGGCGGTCCACAAGGGTCTGCGCTTCGACGACGCACTGCTCACGGACGCCAGCCCGGACGTGCGCGGAGCCGCCGACATGTACCTCCACGAGGTCGCCACCACCCAGACCCGGGACCTGTCGACCTGGCTCGGCAACCGCCAGACATGGCCGGAGGAATGGAACCGCACCTGGGACATGAGCAGCGCGACACTGCGGCTGACGCCCGAACTGACCCGGGAACTCGTCGAGAAGATGCACGCGCTCGTCGACACCTACCGCGACCGGGCCGCCGACGAGGACGACGCCAACACCGCCCAGGTACGCATCCACACACACGCGTTCCCCCTCACCACGGAATGA
- a CDS encoding DMT family transporter has translation MRRLDLVSAAAVTVTVAAFAVTAPLTAAATAPALFMAAGRNLLGFAALGPVVLWRRRAQTKRFLAPRNRHSLLYGLAAGTCLAVHFATFMPSTRLTSVAMATTFVSTQPVWQALIATACGARLSRAVWAGMALAVCGAAVAAGRDWQGGTSALLGDLLALAGAVSLAGYTALSERARLRISTSVHSAVCALVCSLQLTVLCLVTGAVEVHLDRVTLLALVGLLVFPQLLGLVSLNFALGRVPATTVSVALLLEAPAAALLAWLWLDQVPTGFAWAGLALIMTGVSVVVISDARSTKTSSGILDRGGRSTLITLPVITLDETAVDEMHALVWDAAHAGRHAEAARIARTFEASAVRAHGVGSPQATRWVEVQAVLARLEGAPDRACALWLTAVQHRLRTQSDDITELRACVDRAYHEWSRVEDPNALYDLAPSLLLLHAHVPGHRPEMADAVRQRLRRRGIAMPTMPA, from the coding sequence ATGCGACGCCTCGACCTCGTGTCAGCCGCGGCAGTCACCGTCACGGTGGCGGCTTTCGCGGTCACTGCGCCACTGACCGCCGCCGCCACGGCACCCGCCCTGTTCATGGCAGCCGGCCGAAATCTGCTGGGCTTCGCCGCGCTCGGGCCCGTCGTCCTCTGGCGGCGCCGCGCCCAGACCAAGCGGTTTCTGGCTCCGCGGAACCGTCACTCCCTGCTGTACGGGCTCGCGGCCGGCACCTGTCTGGCCGTGCATTTCGCGACGTTCATGCCGAGCACCCGTCTGACGTCGGTGGCCATGGCCACCACCTTCGTGTCCACCCAGCCCGTGTGGCAGGCCCTGATCGCGACTGCATGCGGAGCGCGGCTGTCGCGGGCTGTCTGGGCAGGCATGGCATTGGCGGTCTGCGGGGCTGCGGTGGCTGCCGGCCGGGACTGGCAGGGCGGCACCTCCGCGCTTCTGGGTGACCTCCTGGCGCTGGCCGGTGCCGTGTCGTTGGCGGGATACACAGCGCTCAGCGAACGGGCCCGCCTGCGGATCAGCACCTCTGTGCACTCTGCGGTGTGCGCGTTGGTCTGCTCGCTGCAGTTGACCGTGCTGTGCTTGGTCACGGGAGCCGTCGAGGTGCACCTGGACCGGGTGACGCTGTTGGCCCTGGTGGGTCTGCTGGTGTTCCCCCAACTGCTCGGTCTGGTGTCCTTGAACTTCGCGCTGGGACGTGTGCCGGCCACTACGGTCAGCGTGGCGCTTTTGCTGGAGGCTCCGGCGGCGGCGCTGCTGGCGTGGCTCTGGCTGGACCAGGTACCGACGGGCTTCGCGTGGGCCGGTCTGGCGCTGATCATGACCGGGGTGTCCGTGGTCGTGATCAGCGATGCCCGCAGCACCAAAACGTCCTCGGGGATCCTGGACCGCGGCGGACGGAGCACGTTGATCACCCTTCCGGTGATCACGCTCGACGAGACGGCAGTCGACGAAATGCATGCCCTGGTGTGGGACGCGGCTCACGCCGGGCGGCACGCCGAGGCCGCTCGTATCGCCCGAACGTTCGAAGCGAGTGCCGTCCGGGCACATGGTGTGGGCTCGCCGCAGGCCACGCGCTGGGTCGAAGTCCAGGCCGTGCTCGCTCGGTTGGAGGGGGCACCCGACCGGGCGTGCGCGCTGTGGCTCACAGCCGTCCAGCATCGCCTGCGCACACAGAGCGACGACATCACGGAACTGCGGGCCTGCGTGGATCGTGCCTACCACGAGTGGAGCCGGGTGGAGGATCCCAACGCTCTCTATGACCTGGCTCCTTCCCTTCTTCTGCTCCACGCCCATGTGCCTGGCCACCGCCCCGAGATGGCGGACGCCGTTCGACAGAGGCTCAGGCGCAGGGGTATAGCAATGCCGACCATGCCCGCTTGA